Proteins from a single region of Alphaproteobacteria bacterium LSUCC0719:
- a CDS encoding PfkB family carbohydrate kinase, with protein sequence MTAAIRISERLAGRAALVIGRAGMDIYPVPDGTRIEDAESLVTDVGGSSGNIAVTIAKQHCPVMLMSAISNDGVGRFVTRALTDYGVDTRYCHMTTGLERTSLALAESTTDAPNVVIYRNDAADLAITPDHADSVDLATIGVIIITGTALSREPSRSACGRIMERARDAGCPIVLDVDYRPQAWADLDDAGRTLAAMAQKVDMLVANDEEFDVISDGRGREFADRMAAGGVLTLYKMGEGGCDILTADTATHIGIFRVDALKPFGSGDAFLGTIVASLADGATIEDAVRRGAAGAALAVSRRGCAAAMPNGPEIDEFMSSRTIGGI encoded by the coding sequence ATGACAGCGGCAATACGCATTTCTGAACGGCTTGCCGGTCGCGCGGCCCTCGTCATCGGGCGGGCCGGGATGGATATCTATCCGGTGCCGGACGGAACCCGTATCGAGGATGCTGAAAGCCTTGTCACCGATGTCGGGGGATCGTCCGGCAATATCGCTGTCACCATCGCGAAACAGCATTGTCCTGTGATGCTGATGTCCGCCATCTCGAATGACGGGGTGGGCCGGTTCGTGACCCGCGCCCTGACGGATTACGGGGTCGATACGCGATACTGCCATATGACGACCGGTCTTGAACGCACCTCGCTGGCGCTTGCCGAAAGCACCACGGATGCGCCCAATGTTGTGATTTACCGGAATGATGCCGCCGACCTTGCCATCACCCCGGATCATGCCGACAGCGTCGATCTTGCGACCATTGGTGTGATCATCATCACCGGCACCGCCCTGTCGCGCGAGCCGTCGCGGTCCGCCTGTGGCCGGATCATGGAACGCGCCCGCGATGCCGGATGTCCGATTGTGCTTGATGTTGATTACCGCCCCCAGGCGTGGGCAGACCTTGATGATGCAGGGCGGACACTGGCTGCGATGGCCCAAAAGGTCGATATGCTTGTCGCGAATGACGAGGAATTCGACGTCATATCCGATGGCAGGGGGCGTGAATTTGCCGACAGGATGGCTGCCGGTGGGGTGTTGACGCTTTACAAGATGGGCGAGGGGGGATGTGATATACTGACCGCCGACACCGCCACTCATATCGGGATTTTCCGCGTTGATGCGCTGAAACCGTTCGGGTCGGGCGACGCCTTTCTTGGTACGATTGTCGCCTCGCTTGCCGATGGCGCGACTATCGAGGATGCGGTGCGGCGCGGCGCTGCCGGCGCGGCGCTTGCCGTGTCACGACGTGGGTGCGCCGCCGCGATGCCGAATGGCCCCGAAATTGATGAATTCATGTCATCCCGCACAATAGGCGGCATATAG